aaacgaaaaaaaaaaaccaagACAGATCAAATGGTTTCGTTTTCGTGTGAGGTTTGCAACGATACAGtggtcaagaagaagctggcgGTGCATCAGAGACAATGTAATGGCGCATACTTTACATGTATTGATTGCAATACAACATTCTACAACAATGACCACAATAGTCATACCAGTTGTATAACcgaagctgaaaaatacgagAAAGGCTGGAAAGCTCCTAAATTTGAGTCTGTTAAGAGCAAACAGGAACCTCGAGAACCTCAGTCGTCTGAACCTaagaaaaaagacaatAAgcaaaaatcaaagaccAAGTCCGCCGAGCCATCGCTTGCATCGTTTGTTTCTGGGTCTGAATCGCTCTACAAAGTTCTCAAGAAAGCCCGCAAAGGActcaagaaagacaagTCCGAACTGCTTAAATCATTAAAAGTGCACAAGAACGCAGATGGCACCATCACCGTGTCCCTATGAATAGATAATTCCTCATGTAGAAATAAAATACActgtattttttcattCCACTTTCTTGTTGAGTGATCTTCCCAGCTTATTGTAGAAGTTATAAAGTGTATTGGATGGGAATGTCAAATTGTCCAGCAAGTAGTCCGGCAgaactttttcaagcttgttgagattCTCAGTCCACTCTTTGCGCTCTGACCCAGACTGGCTCTCCTCATGCTTCAGGATTGGAATGTAAACAATCTCTCCGGCCCCCGTCTTGCTGATCAAAAGTTGATAAATCAGAAAACAAGTCTCTCCCTGCTGCTTCATCTTGAATATCATGTTTTCAGAATCTTCAATATATTCCTGGCATGTGAGACCTGTTAATAGCTCAGTGATCTCCAATTTTGTGCCCATAAGATCAAGTTCTGCCACCGCATTGTCAATTTGGGATTGGTTAGAGCCGCGTTTCGCGCTCAGCGACTCAATTTCGGAGCTTAAACGTGTATTTTCGCGTTTGAGAGACTCGATTTGTCGTTTTAATAGATCCGTCTCTTTTGAATTCTGCTTATTCACCTGCAACGATTTGATACTTGTACGAAGTTTTTGGTTTTCTTTTGTCAGGTTGTTGATTAGTGTCTCACTAGTCTGTTGCTTTCGTTCTGATAGCTTTTTGTACTCCTGAAACATTCTTTCGGTTTTCGACGTAGTAAGATCGTTGAGAATACTCGTAAGCGTCTTCAAGTCCTTACGCTGAACCAATTGGGACACCGCAGTCTCAGAAGGTAGCTTGAATTCTTGACGCGTCTTTGTAGGAGAAAGCAAAGTGGAACGCTCCGGACTATCAAATAGACGCTTTGATGGTGTCATCAATGGATTTTCTAGTCCAGGAATAGGTGAGAGTGCTTTTTTGTCTACTGAATTTTTGTTATCCTCGCTTTGCGGTTCCTGATTTTCTTTCTGATCCTGACTAGCGCTAGGATTATCTATTCCGACATCATTTCCGTTGACTTCAGCCTCAGGCACAAGTTTTCCCGTCTCATTATCGTCCTTCTCCACAGACTTAGCTCTAGTGGTGCGTTTATTGGGTAATTCAGCGCGCTTTGCTGTCCTCTTCCTTGGCATGACGCGTATCAAAACAAaacaaaaattatttaCATACTTTTTTATCAACGCATCTTTGCACCTCCCCTAGCTTGTCACACTATGTCAGGGTTGACCACCATGCTTCTGTGATGATACCTGCCTCGGTCTTGAACTTCATCACAACGCCATAGGACGCCGAAATAGTGGCCATCAAAGCCAGCTCGCGACTGAGAAATGAGGTGTGGAATTGATCGTCTCTGTGAACGACATCTCTGTACATCTCGTACACCACTTTCGTCCAGAATAGCACAAACCCCACAACGTAGAATATTAACGGTGGGGTCGACACAATTGACACCATCATCAGCGTCACATTGTATAATATGTGTATTTGCAGGATGACGTACTGAGAAAAAGATCTCAGCCCGTCCAATGGGGGTCCCATCAGATAGATGATGAGTCGTTTCCAGCGAGGTATGTCCTTGACTTCATTTATATGAACAGTTTCTACCTGATTATCTCCTAGGAGGTATGAGTATATCCGTTTCCGGATTTGGTCGATGGTGTGTTGAGGGGGCAGCATTGAAGCGGATATAATTTCCAGGGCTCTGGCAAGTCtttcctcctgctccttaTCTCTTTCTTGAGTCACGACTAGACCCCTTGCAACTGTAGCATGTGTGTTAGCTGTGTTTGGTGGCCCTGGTGGAGGGCTGTATGTCACGGAACGATGGCTCATCGAGACAAAAAAGGGTATACGGTTTGCCGCTGAGATGAAAAATCACAGCAGCAAATTATTTGCGCCCGTCATTGTGCAGCTTAATTATCCAAATGGCGCACACGACAGTTTACTAATAGGAGGCGCGCGTTTTAGTTTGATATAGACGTGCACCCGATCCTTCTTCGACTCAGACCCTTTTTtcgaaaataaaaattGATCTTCCATCCGTACACCGTAAGGTATCGCGACCTGACGAATTTCATAAAAACAAAAGGTTGTTGCAGAGGAACTTCCTGGGAGATATTCAACAGCATTTCCAAGACTACCAAGAATGGCGTTTCCCTTTCTTCGGTCTCGGTCAAGATACCGGCTATACATCCTGCTGGCCgtgtttgtgtttctgACGTACTACTACTGGCCTGTTAGCCAGATAGAACAGTTGTCTGATTCCGTGCACAGATCGACTGTTCAGAGTAGCGGTGGATACGCCTCAAATTCTcctgagcagctggaagaggaagaagacaCACGAATTTATCGCGTCAGTACGGAGCCCTTACGCGTTAACTTCAACCCTGACAcgaacgagctggaggtcCCAAAAATCATAGAGATCGACTCGGTGAACGAGGCACTGAG
The sequence above is a segment of the Ogataea parapolymorpha DL-1 chromosome I, whole genome shotgun sequence genome. Coding sequences within it:
- a CDS encoding putative membrane protein, encoding MSHRSVTYSPPPGPPNTANTHATVARGLVVTQERDKEQEERLARALEIISASMLPPQHTIDQIRKRIYSYLLGDNQVETVHINEVKDIPRWKRLIIYLMGPPLDGLRSFSQYVILQIHILYNVTLMMVSIVSTPPLIFYVVGFVLFWTKVVYEMYRDVVHRDDQFHTSFLSRELALMATISASYGVVMKFKTEAGIITEAWWSTLT